One part of the Candidatus Neptunochlamydia vexilliferae genome encodes these proteins:
- a CDS encoding zeta toxin family protein → MHPESVALAASKLMITRLKELLNIGKSFAFETTGAGTNYIKHLEQAKSQGYEVHLAFLWLASPKQAIDRVTQRVKQGGHHIEKETIVRRYFAGLKNLLKHYLPLVDSALIMDNSSEELPKKIIAKKETNTSIEILDPVTWKKIEEAAQ, encoded by the coding sequence TTGCATCCAGAAAGTGTTGCCTTAGCGGCCAGTAAGCTCATGATTACCCGTTTAAAAGAGCTCCTAAACATTGGAAAAAGCTTTGCTTTTGAAACAACAGGGGCCGGAACAAACTACATTAAACACCTAGAGCAAGCAAAATCTCAAGGATACGAAGTCCACCTCGCCTTCTTATGGCTTGCAAGCCCTAAACAGGCCATTGACCGTGTTACACAAAGAGTGAAGCAAGGAGGACACCATATCGAAAAAGAAACCATTGTTCGACGCTACTTCGCTGGGCTCAAAAACCTTCTAAAACACTATCTTCCCCTCGTTGATTCTGCCCTTATTATGGATAACTCTTCAGAGGAACTTCCCAAAAAAATAATCGCAAAAAAAGAAACCAATACTTCTATAGAAATTCTTGATCCAGTAACTTGGAAAAAAATTGAGGAGGCTGCTCAATGA
- the htpG gene encoding molecular chaperone HtpG, translating to MSQGTLKIHSENILPIIKKWLYTDRDIFLRELISNACDAMSKLKILRDQGKADFKDEELRIDITLDTEKKTLQISDTGLGMTGKEVEKYIAQLAFSGAEEFVKKYQDKGADEIIGHFGLGFYSSFMVSDTVEIDTHSYQKNTKAALWSCDGSPNYTLDAGTREERGTTITLHINKESEEFLEEARIREMLLKHCRFLPYPIHLNGTHINDKEPLWTKPASECTDKEYIDFYHTLYPLEPDPIFWIHLNVDYPFHLQGILYFPKIGKRIDPNQPTLQLYCNRVFVSDNCKDLIPDFLTVLRGVIDSPDIPLNVSRSNLQMDRTVRQLASHISKKVSDKLTAELQSNRESFIEKWPDIEMVLKLGILQDDKFYDRVKNCLIWKTSEETWTTLDEYMERHPEKKIYYHHDEKQVTHFFDMYKEKGIEILFAPSHLDTPLMTFLEGKHTGATFQRLDGAIDELILDKDKEKTVLDSDGKTEAVKIADYFRTKLPQEGLEVEAKSLSSSTVPAFIMLSEKERRMRDYFALSGQALPNIGNKQTFVINTNSPLIQSLPKLETKNPDLATSLVKQLYELSLLSQRELPAEDFSPFLKRSSELLEELATALAT from the coding sequence ATGAGTCAAGGCACCCTAAAGATCCACAGTGAAAATATTCTTCCCATTATCAAGAAATGGTTATACACCGATCGGGACATTTTCCTCCGCGAGCTGATTTCCAATGCATGCGACGCGATGAGTAAACTCAAAATTTTACGTGACCAAGGGAAAGCAGACTTTAAAGATGAAGAGCTTCGGATCGACATCACCCTCGACACAGAAAAAAAGACCCTGCAGATTTCTGATACCGGCCTGGGGATGACAGGCAAAGAGGTTGAAAAGTATATCGCCCAGCTCGCCTTTTCAGGGGCCGAAGAATTTGTCAAAAAATACCAAGACAAAGGCGCCGATGAGATCATTGGCCATTTTGGACTCGGGTTTTACTCCTCCTTCATGGTAAGCGACACCGTCGAAATCGACACCCACTCCTACCAGAAAAACACCAAAGCTGCCCTCTGGTCATGCGATGGTTCTCCCAACTACACTCTCGATGCCGGAACCCGCGAAGAACGGGGGACCACCATCACCCTTCATATCAACAAAGAGTCGGAAGAGTTCCTCGAAGAAGCGCGGATCCGGGAGATGCTTCTCAAACATTGCCGCTTCCTCCCCTATCCGATCCATCTTAATGGAACCCACATCAACGACAAAGAGCCCCTTTGGACCAAGCCCGCCTCCGAGTGCACCGACAAAGAGTACATCGACTTCTACCACACCCTCTATCCCCTTGAGCCCGATCCCATTTTCTGGATCCACCTCAACGTCGACTATCCCTTCCACCTTCAAGGGATCCTCTATTTCCCCAAAATTGGGAAGCGGATCGACCCCAACCAACCCACTCTCCAGCTCTACTGCAACCGGGTCTTTGTCTCTGACAACTGCAAAGACCTCATCCCCGACTTCCTCACCGTCCTCCGCGGCGTCATCGACAGTCCCGACATTCCCCTCAACGTTTCCCGCTCTAACCTCCAAATGGACCGGACCGTCCGGCAGCTCGCCAGCCACATCTCCAAAAAAGTATCCGACAAGCTCACCGCAGAGCTCCAGTCCAACCGGGAGAGCTTTATCGAAAAGTGGCCCGACATCGAAATGGTCCTGAAGCTTGGCATCCTCCAAGATGACAAGTTCTACGACCGCGTCAAAAACTGCCTCATCTGGAAAACCTCAGAAGAGACCTGGACCACCCTCGACGAATACATGGAGCGCCACCCCGAAAAAAAAATCTACTACCACCACGATGAGAAACAGGTGACCCACTTCTTCGACATGTACAAAGAAAAAGGGATCGAAATTCTCTTTGCCCCGTCCCACCTTGATACCCCTCTCATGACCTTCCTCGAAGGAAAACACACCGGTGCCACCTTCCAAAGACTCGACGGAGCCATCGATGAGCTCATCCTCGATAAAGACAAAGAAAAAACAGTCCTCGACTCCGACGGAAAAACCGAAGCGGTCAAAATCGCTGACTACTTCCGCACTAAGCTGCCCCAAGAAGGCCTCGAAGTCGAAGCCAAAAGCCTTTCCAGCAGTACCGTCCCCGCCTTCATCATGCTTTCCGAAAAAGAGCGCCGCATGCGGGACTACTTTGCCCTATCCGGGCAAGCGCTTCCCAACATCGGCAACAAACAAACCTTCGTCATCAACACCAACAGTCCCCTCATCCAATCCCTCCCCAAACTCGAGACCAAAAACCCCGACCTTGCCACCTCCCTCGTCAAACAGCTCTACGAACTCTCCCTTCTCTCCCAACGAGAACTCCCCGCCGAAGACTTCTCCCCCTTCCTCAAGCGCTCCAGCGAGCTCCTTGAAGAGCTCGCCACCGCTCTTGCCACATAG